A genomic region of Antennarius striatus isolate MH-2024 chromosome 16, ASM4005453v1, whole genome shotgun sequence contains the following coding sequences:
- the hoxb4a gene encoding homeobox protein Hox-B4a: MAMSSYLINSNYVDPKFPPCEEYSQSDYLPSHSPDYYSSQRQEPAAFPSDSLYHPHPHQHHQQHHPLHQQRAEPPFTPCQRTAQPASVSVVMSPRGHVLPPSGLQSTPVPEQSHRCDSVTPSPPPPPPPPSCGQSASSPAGGRKDPVVYPWMKKVHVNIVSTSFSGGEPKRSRTAYTRQQVLELEKEFHYNRYLTRRRRVEIAHTLCLSERQIKIWFQNRRMKWKKDHKLPNTKVRSGGSSTNSQALSGPQTRSGPL, from the exons ATGGCCATGAGCTCCTATTTGATCAACTCCAACTATGTGGACCCGAAGTTCCCCCCGTGTGAGGAATACTCCCAGAGCGACTATCTGCCCAGCCACTCTCCGGACTACTACAGCTCCCAGCGGCAGGAGCCCGCCGCCTTCCCCTCGGACTCTCtctaccacccccacccccaccagcaccaccagcagcaccacCCGCTCCACCAGCAGCGCGCCGAGCCGCCCTTCACGCCGTGCCAGCGCACGGCGCAGCCCGCGTCGGTGTCGGTGGTGATGTCCCCTCGGGGTCACGTCCTACCCCCGTCGGGGTTGCAGAGCACCCCCGTCCCGGAGCAGAGCCACCGCTGCGACTCGGTGACACCCagcccgccccctcctcctcctcctccgtcctgCGGCCAGAGCGCGTCCTCCCCCGCCGGCGGCCGGAAGGACCCGGTGGTGTACCCGTGGATGAAGAAGGTCCATGTGAACATCG TGAGCACCAGCTTCTCGGGGGGGGAGCCGAAGCGCTCCCGGACGGCCTACACCCGGCAGCAGGtcctggagctggagaaggagttcCACTACAACCGCTACCTGACGCGCAGGCGCAGAGTGGAGATCGCGCACACGCTCTGCCTGTCGGAGCGCCAGATCaagatctggttccagaaccggAGGATGAAGTGGAAGAAGGACCACAAGCTGCCCAACACCAAGGTCCGCTCCGGGGGGAGCAGCACGAACTCCCAGGCTCTGAGCGGCCCCCAGACCCGCTCCGGACCCCTATAG